In a single window of the Pseudohongiella acticola genome:
- a CDS encoding class I adenylate-forming enzyme family protein: protein MLTAKQIEQDLAKLKEIVIKMRDPAGPLGVKTVTIDGIEQTVFANIPQNLRDIYRLGLNAADKDFLVYENERYTFAETLTIAENIAQALISQYSIQKGDRVAVCSRNYPEWCMAFMAVTMIGGIVVPMNSWWQSSELVYGLKDSGAKVLFADQERINQLQSGPADTNVQIIAIKPDSDTTAYPEFYALAESAAKAPKQDLDAITLAPEDEASIMYTSGSTGTPKGVLSTHRNVVNALYSWIFGKEATEVLRPELVETDPEFDPGILSNVPLFHVTGCHAQFLVSFVYLRKFVMMYKWNAEKALELIESERLSVLHGVPTMTWEVMHSPLFESTDLRSLRTVQSGGASRPPGHLSMMQKKFDAVVQPGLGYGLTETNAIGATITGAFYLAKPESTGRPTQPVTQIRIEDTDGNVLPDGETGEICIKGATIMKGYWQRPEETAEAIKDGWFHTGDIGLLDEHGFLVIKDRAKDIVIRGGENVACAEVEYALSEHPDVFEAAVYGLPDERLGEIVGATVMIKPGATLSQADLQEFLRGHIAHYKVPSHIWLETEQLERIASGKIAKKILREQAIQRLHGA from the coding sequence ATGCTTACAGCAAAACAAATAGAACAGGATCTGGCAAAACTTAAAGAAATCGTCATCAAGATGCGCGATCCCGCCGGCCCGCTAGGCGTCAAAACCGTCACCATTGACGGCATAGAGCAGACCGTTTTTGCCAACATCCCGCAGAATCTCCGCGACATTTACCGCCTTGGCCTCAACGCTGCCGACAAAGACTTTCTGGTATACGAAAACGAACGTTATACCTTCGCCGAAACCCTGACCATCGCCGAAAACATCGCCCAGGCGCTGATCAGCCAATACAGTATTCAGAAAGGTGACCGTGTCGCCGTTTGCTCACGCAATTACCCCGAGTGGTGCATGGCGTTTATGGCCGTCACCATGATCGGTGGCATTGTGGTGCCCATGAACTCATGGTGGCAAAGCAGCGAGCTGGTTTATGGTCTGAAGGACAGTGGCGCCAAAGTGCTGTTTGCTGACCAGGAGCGCATCAACCAGCTGCAGTCCGGACCCGCCGACACCAATGTACAGATTATTGCCATCAAGCCCGACTCCGACACTACGGCGTACCCGGAGTTTTATGCGCTGGCAGAAAGCGCTGCTAAAGCGCCGAAGCAGGACCTGGATGCCATCACGCTGGCACCAGAAGACGAAGCGTCCATCATGTACACCTCCGGCTCCACCGGAACGCCTAAAGGTGTCCTGTCCACACATCGCAATGTCGTCAATGCTCTGTACAGCTGGATTTTTGGCAAAGAAGCGACAGAAGTCCTGCGGCCCGAACTGGTGGAAACAGACCCCGAGTTTGACCCAGGCATTCTGTCCAATGTGCCACTTTTCCACGTCACCGGCTGTCATGCACAGTTCCTGGTCAGCTTTGTCTACCTGCGCAAGTTTGTCATGATGTACAAATGGAATGCCGAAAAAGCATTGGAACTGATTGAATCAGAAAGGCTTTCAGTACTGCATGGGGTCCCCACCATGACCTGGGAAGTGATGCACTCGCCTTTGTTTGAGAGTACCGATCTGCGCAGCCTGCGTACCGTGCAGAGTGGCGGCGCATCACGACCGCCAGGTCACCTCAGCATGATGCAGAAAAAATTCGATGCAGTGGTTCAGCCCGGACTTGGCTACGGGCTGACCGAGACCAATGCCATTGGCGCCACCATCACCGGCGCCTTCTATCTGGCAAAACCGGAGAGTACCGGCCGCCCAACGCAACCGGTCACCCAGATCCGCATTGAAGATACTGACGGTAATGTTCTGCCCGACGGCGAAACCGGTGAAATCTGCATAAAAGGCGCTACCATTATGAAAGGGTACTGGCAGCGACCGGAAGAAACCGCTGAGGCCATCAAAGATGGCTGGTTCCACACCGGCGATATTGGTCTGCTGGATGAGCATGGGTTTCTGGTAATCAAGGACCGGGCCAAAGACATTGTCATTCGCGGTGGCGAAAATGTTGCCTGTGCCGAAGTGGAATATGCCCTGTCCGAGCACCCTGATGTATTCGAGGCAGCAGTGTATGGCCTGCCTGACGAACGCCTGGGTGAAATTGTTGGTGCAACTGTGATGATCAAACCCGGTGCGACTCTGAGCCAGGCCGACCTGCAGGAATTCCTGCGCGGGCACATTGCCCATTACAAGGTACCCAGCCACATATGGCTGGAAACAGAGCAGCTGGAGCGAATAGCATCCGGTAAGATCGCCAAGAAAATCCTCCGAGAACAGGCCATACAACGCCTGCACGGGGCCTGA
- a CDS encoding peptidase, with translation MTYCVAIAVDAGLVFCSDSRTNAGIDRVSTYSKMFRFGVDGQRQFVILSSGNLGTTQATISRVKRDIKERAMQSLLTVESISEAADYLGGISRTVQEKHDAHGTGFEASFVIGGQIAGKKHRIMMVYPEGNHITSSHDTPYLQIGESKYGKPILDRILTRDLNLDTCALCALVSMDSTMRSNLSVGPPIEMLVYRTDTLTLDTPLRFDEDSEFLREVKRSWDQRLKDAFRQMPPFAWAAAWDKNPGRAVNYNDDQD, from the coding sequence ATGACTTATTGCGTAGCTATTGCGGTAGATGCAGGCCTGGTGTTCTGCTCTGATTCACGCACAAACGCCGGCATTGACCGGGTCAGTACGTACAGCAAAATGTTTCGTTTTGGTGTCGATGGCCAGCGGCAATTCGTGATTTTGTCTTCCGGCAACCTCGGCACCACGCAAGCCACAATCAGCCGTGTCAAGCGCGACATCAAAGAGCGCGCTATGCAGAGCCTGCTCACTGTGGAAAGCATCAGTGAAGCGGCTGACTATCTGGGCGGTATCAGCCGCACCGTACAGGAAAAACACGACGCCCATGGCACCGGCTTTGAGGCAAGTTTTGTCATTGGCGGTCAAATTGCCGGCAAAAAACACCGTATTATGATGGTTTATCCCGAAGGCAACCACATCACCAGCTCGCACGATACGCCCTATCTGCAGATCGGCGAGAGCAAATACGGCAAACCCATCCTCGATCGCATCCTCACCCGCGACCTGAACCTGGACACCTGCGCCCTGTGCGCCCTGGTTTCCATGGATTCAACCATGCGCAGTAATCTGAGCGTGGGCCCGCCCATCGAGATGCTGGTGTATCGCACCGATACCCTGACCCTGGATACACCGCTGCGTTTTGATGAGGACAGTGAGTTCCTGCGCGAAGTCAAACGCAGCTGGGATCAGCGTCTGAAAGACGCCTTCCGGCAGATGCCGCCGTTCGCCTGGGCGGCCGCCTGGGACAAGAATCCCGGCCGCGCTGTCAACTATAACGACGACCAGGATTAA
- the htpX gene encoding protease HtpX, whose translation MKRIALFLMTNLAIVLVLSLVLRLLGVERILDESGSGLDLNALLIFSAVIGFGGSFISLAMSKWIAKRSTNAQVITQPGNATEQWLLSTVADQAKRAGIGMPEVAIFPSPDVNAFATGASKNSSMVAVSSGLLAKMTKQEAEAVLAHEISHVANGDMVTLALIQGVVNTFVIFLSRVIGHVVDRVVFKTEQGHGPAFWITSIVAQLVLGILASTIVMWFSRQREYRADAGGAALAGRQNMIAALERLKAGQPNHLPDELVAFGINNKARDTFSKLFMTHPPLTERIARLKEAR comes from the coding sequence ATGAAGCGAATCGCGCTGTTTTTGATGACCAACCTGGCCATCGTATTGGTGCTGAGTCTGGTTCTGCGTTTATTGGGAGTTGAGCGTATTCTGGACGAAAGCGGCAGTGGTCTGGACCTGAATGCGTTGCTTATATTTTCCGCGGTGATCGGTTTTGGCGGTTCCTTTATCTCACTGGCCATGTCCAAATGGATTGCCAAGCGCTCTACCAATGCCCAGGTCATTACCCAGCCTGGCAATGCCACAGAGCAGTGGTTGTTAAGCACAGTGGCGGATCAGGCCAAACGAGCCGGTATAGGCATGCCGGAAGTCGCCATTTTCCCGTCCCCGGATGTGAACGCATTCGCCACCGGCGCCAGCAAAAACAGCTCCATGGTCGCGGTCAGTTCCGGCCTGCTGGCCAAGATGACCAAACAGGAGGCTGAGGCCGTGTTGGCGCACGAGATCAGTCATGTTGCCAACGGTGACATGGTGACGCTGGCGCTGATTCAGGGCGTGGTCAATACCTTTGTCATCTTCCTGTCGCGGGTGATTGGGCATGTTGTTGACCGGGTGGTATTTAAAACCGAGCAGGGTCATGGGCCTGCGTTCTGGATAACGTCAATCGTTGCTCAACTGGTTCTGGGAATATTGGCGTCAACCATTGTCATGTGGTTTAGCCGTCAACGTGAATACCGGGCTGATGCCGGCGGTGCGGCACTGGCGGGCCGGCAGAACATGATTGCCGCGCTGGAGCGTCTGAAAGCCGGACAGCCGAATCACCTGCCTGATGAGCTGGTTGCGTTCGGTATCAACAACAAGGCGCGGGATACGTTCTCCAAGCTGTTCATGACACATCCGCCACTCACCGAGCGCATCGCACGCTTGAAAGAGGCACGCTAA
- a CDS encoding flavohemoglobin expression-modulating QEGLA motif protein, with translation MSLADYQQRVKTLSDQLIELQRPIRILDAIKWPATAQAQFLASNGSKLPDVDQAYYHRIKLDFDPMVLRDRFLMLRREVQRTLGRKDGLGGILTDTIDQYLLVIELLRTRGTVDFGRHSRALYGSARDHLRGDRKSLRQLGEKLCEIFSLPAAEHLSRPYSNHISAPAAVEILQQRLGNYFQPGDIRVILSDGIVSDAAAGGDYIKINQDSEFTEFDLQVLEVHEGWVHVGTTLNGRKQPWASWLSVGSPRVTACQEGLAVLMETLTFSSYPRRALKVSDRVVAVDMAEQGADFVEVYRFFTERGMAAKDAYKITQRVFRGGTVRGGSVFTKDLSYLRGFVENVNFIRSAIQSGVPEILPMLFVGKVTLDDIPTLYQHYLEGTISGPHYIPAMFRDLNGLYVWFGFASGISVINMARVQKHFHSLFKDMPKVAPLYDKVIDTAVV, from the coding sequence GTGAGCCTGGCTGACTATCAGCAGCGCGTCAAAACCCTCTCTGACCAACTGATCGAACTGCAGCGGCCCATACGAATTCTGGATGCCATAAAGTGGCCTGCGACCGCGCAGGCACAGTTTCTTGCCAGCAATGGCAGTAAATTGCCAGACGTGGATCAGGCATACTACCATCGTATCAAGCTGGATTTTGACCCGATGGTGCTGCGTGACCGTTTTTTGATGTTGCGTCGGGAGGTGCAGCGCACGCTGGGCCGCAAGGATGGTCTGGGTGGTATCCTGACGGACACCATCGACCAGTATCTGTTGGTTATCGAATTGTTGCGGACACGTGGCACGGTCGATTTTGGTCGCCACAGCCGTGCTCTGTATGGCTCGGCACGGGATCACCTGCGTGGCGACCGCAAGTCATTGCGGCAGTTGGGTGAGAAGCTTTGTGAAATTTTTTCCCTGCCCGCTGCTGAACATTTATCCCGACCTTACAGTAATCATATTTCAGCGCCGGCGGCGGTGGAAATACTGCAACAGCGCCTGGGTAATTATTTTCAGCCCGGTGATATCCGGGTTATTCTGAGTGACGGTATTGTTTCCGACGCCGCTGCCGGTGGTGATTACATCAAGATAAATCAGGATTCAGAGTTCACCGAGTTCGATCTGCAGGTTCTGGAAGTACATGAAGGCTGGGTGCATGTTGGCACCACGCTGAACGGACGCAAGCAGCCCTGGGCCAGTTGGCTCAGTGTTGGGTCGCCACGAGTGACGGCATGTCAGGAGGGGCTGGCAGTGTTGATGGAAACACTGACATTCAGTTCCTACCCGCGTCGGGCGCTGAAAGTCAGCGACCGCGTCGTGGCCGTTGACATGGCCGAGCAGGGCGCTGATTTTGTTGAGGTCTATCGCTTCTTTACTGAGCGTGGCATGGCCGCGAAAGACGCATACAAGATTACCCAACGGGTATTCCGGGGGGGGACTGTGCGTGGCGGTTCGGTATTTACCAAAGATCTGTCTTATCTGCGTGGTTTCGTGGAAAATGTAAACTTTATCCGAAGCGCCATTCAGTCAGGTGTGCCGGAGATCCTGCCCATGCTGTTTGTCGGCAAAGTGACACTGGACGATATTCCAACCTTGTACCAGCATTACCTTGAAGGAACCATCAGTGGGCCCCATTATATCCCTGCGATGTTTCGTGATTTGAACGGTCTTTATGTTTGGTTCGGGTTTGCCAGTGGTATCTCCGTGATAAACATGGCGCGGGTGCAAAAGCACTTCCACTCCCTGTTTAAGGATATGCCAAAGGTAGCCCCCCTTTACGATAAAGTAATTGATACGGCAGTAGTCTGA
- a CDS encoding NAD-dependent succinate-semialdehyde dehydrogenase: MSKISSINPYTGKTLSTYDTFDMTHLDSVLESIEDTQQSWQQTSLQSRSQALNDLAAQLRKQQTQLATLATEEMGKTLASAKAEVEKCAWACDYYAEQGPAMLVDEHLPEDDDNDDDLQRFVSYQPLGVVLAIMPWNFPYWQVFRFLAPALMAGNAAVLKHASNVPGCALAIEQLLIDAGLPENLMRTLLVPSDKAAALIEHPVVKAVTFTGSTDAGRKIAAGAGKALKKTVLELGGSDAYVVLEDADIELAVEKCVTSRLLNNGQSCIAAKRFIVHTARYGEFAEKMTAAMIKKQMGDPLAEDTDVGPQAREDLCKDLAAQVSESVRLGAVLMCGGEQNKTFYSPTVLGEVRPGMPAFDEELFGPVAALIRARSDDEAVSLANKSVFGLGAAVFSRDHERAKKIATEQLQAGACAVNDFVKSDPRMPFGGVKNSGYGRELGRFGIHEFVNIKSIVVNRDGGSAE, from the coding sequence ATGAGCAAAATCAGTAGCATTAATCCGTATACAGGCAAGACGCTGTCGACCTACGACACATTCGACATGACCCACCTGGACTCGGTGCTGGAAAGTATTGAAGACACTCAGCAAAGCTGGCAACAGACCAGCCTTCAGTCTCGGTCGCAGGCGCTTAATGACCTGGCGGCGCAATTACGCAAACAGCAAACCCAGCTCGCCACACTGGCGACTGAGGAAATGGGTAAAACCCTGGCCAGCGCAAAGGCCGAGGTCGAGAAGTGCGCATGGGCATGCGACTACTATGCAGAGCAGGGCCCGGCCATGCTGGTTGACGAACACCTGCCGGAGGATGACGATAACGATGATGATCTTCAGCGCTTTGTGTCGTATCAGCCGTTGGGAGTGGTGCTGGCTATCATGCCGTGGAATTTTCCCTACTGGCAGGTGTTCAGGTTCCTGGCGCCGGCGCTGATGGCCGGTAACGCAGCGGTGCTGAAACACGCGTCCAATGTGCCTGGCTGTGCTCTTGCCATTGAACAGTTGTTGATTGACGCGGGACTTCCTGAGAATCTGATGCGGACCCTACTGGTGCCCAGTGACAAGGCTGCAGCGCTGATCGAGCATCCCGTAGTCAAGGCGGTTACGTTTACCGGCAGTACCGATGCAGGCCGAAAAATTGCTGCCGGGGCTGGCAAGGCCCTGAAGAAGACCGTGCTCGAACTGGGCGGTAGTGATGCCTATGTGGTGCTGGAAGATGCCGATATAGAGCTGGCGGTGGAAAAATGTGTCACCAGCCGCCTGTTGAACAACGGTCAAAGCTGCATCGCCGCCAAACGATTCATCGTGCACACAGCGCGTTATGGGGAATTTGCCGAGAAAATGACAGCCGCCATGATAAAGAAACAAATGGGTGATCCCCTGGCTGAAGACACCGATGTGGGACCGCAGGCACGTGAAGATCTGTGCAAAGATCTGGCCGCGCAGGTGTCTGAGAGCGTGCGCCTGGGTGCCGTGTTGATGTGTGGGGGAGAACAGAATAAAACGTTTTACTCGCCCACCGTGTTGGGGGAGGTGCGTCCCGGCATGCCTGCCTTTGACGAAGAATTATTTGGCCCGGTTGCCGCGCTGATTCGCGCCCGCAGCGACGACGAGGCTGTCAGCCTGGCCAATAAAAGTGTGTTCGGCCTGGGGGCAGCGGTGTTCTCCCGTGATCATGAGCGAGCTAAAAAGATAGCGACCGAGCAACTTCAGGCTGGCGCGTGCGCCGTCAACGATTTTGTAAAATCCGACCCCCGCATGCCCTTCGGTGGCGTCAAAAATTCCGGTTATGGCCGTGAGCTAGGCCGTTTTGGTATCCACGAATTCGTCAATATTAAATCGATAGTGGTCAATCGTGATGGGGGCAGCGCAGAGTGA
- the fumC gene encoding class II fumarate hydratase, protein MRTEHDSLGQVELTDDVLWGAQTQRSLHNFRIGRDRFSIEFIHAFALVKKAAAQANHALGKMPDRHAELIASACDEILQGRHDDQFPLSVWQTGSGTQTNMNLNEVIANRGNELAGFDRGSYELLHPNDHVNMSQSSNDVFPTTMHVVTAQAVHGLLQTLGTLIECIDARVADFEDVLKSGRTHMMDATPITLGQEFSAFSAQLVFSRDQLLAALPSVQQLALGGSAVGTGLNTHPDWSRTVVERISALTGTAFTPAGNKFMALAGHEALVDLHGRLNTLASALFKIANDIRLMNSGPRCGLAELRIPANEPGSSIMPGKVNPTQAEALTMVCVRVMGNQTTVGVAGSQGHFQLNVFKPVIIHTVLESIGLLNDAMASFEEHCLRGLEANREQLQANVSRSLMLVTALSPAIGYEQAAKAAKFADDKQLSLREAVLELALMSADEFDEQVDPRQMLAPHE, encoded by the coding sequence ATGAGAACCGAACACGACAGCCTGGGTCAGGTGGAACTGACCGATGATGTGCTTTGGGGCGCGCAGACTCAGCGCTCCCTGCACAACTTCAGGATAGGGCGGGACCGCTTTTCCATCGAATTCATTCACGCGTTTGCGCTGGTAAAAAAAGCGGCTGCCCAGGCCAATCATGCGTTGGGGAAAATGCCGGACAGGCATGCGGAACTGATTGCCAGTGCGTGTGATGAAATCCTTCAGGGGCGCCATGACGATCAGTTTCCGCTGTCGGTATGGCAAACCGGCAGTGGCACACAAACCAACATGAATCTGAATGAAGTGATTGCCAATCGCGGTAATGAGCTGGCTGGCTTTGATCGCGGTAGCTACGAGCTTCTGCACCCCAACGATCATGTCAACATGTCACAGTCGTCCAACGACGTATTTCCGACCACCATGCATGTGGTCACGGCACAGGCCGTCCATGGCCTGCTGCAGACGCTGGGCACTTTGATTGAATGCATTGACGCCAGGGTTGCTGACTTCGAAGATGTACTCAAGAGTGGTCGTACTCATATGATGGATGCGACACCCATAACCCTGGGACAGGAATTCTCCGCCTTCAGTGCGCAACTGGTGTTTTCCCGGGATCAGTTGTTGGCGGCGTTGCCGTCAGTGCAGCAACTGGCCCTGGGAGGCAGCGCGGTCGGCACCGGGCTGAATACGCATCCGGACTGGTCTAGAACCGTGGTGGAGCGGATAAGCGCCCTGACCGGCACGGCCTTCACCCCGGCGGGCAACAAATTCATGGCGCTGGCCGGCCATGAAGCGCTGGTGGATCTGCATGGCCGGCTCAATACCCTGGCGTCCGCCCTGTTCAAGATAGCCAATGATATTCGGCTGATGAACAGCGGGCCCCGTTGCGGTCTGGCAGAGCTTCGGATTCCCGCCAATGAACCGGGCAGTTCGATCATGCCTGGCAAAGTTAATCCGACTCAGGCAGAAGCATTGACCATGGTCTGCGTGCGCGTCATGGGTAATCAGACCACCGTTGGTGTGGCAGGCAGTCAGGGGCATTTTCAGTTGAATGTGTTTAAACCGGTCATCATACATACAGTGCTGGAGTCGATTGGTCTGTTGAACGACGCCATGGCCAGTTTTGAAGAGCACTGTCTGCGCGGACTGGAAGCGAACCGGGAGCAATTGCAGGCCAACGTGTCGCGCTCACTGATGCTGGTGACGGCACTCAGTCCGGCGATAGGGTATGAGCAGGCGGCGAAGGCGGCAAAATTTGCCGACGACAAGCAACTCAGCCTGCGTGAAGCGGTGCTCGAACTGGCACTGATGAGCGCAGACGAATTTGATGAACAGGTTGATCCCCGGCAGATGCTGGCGCCACACGAGTGA